The Humulus lupulus chromosome 3, drHumLupu1.1, whole genome shotgun sequence genome window below encodes:
- the LOC133820949 gene encoding MLP-like protein 31, with protein MSSSDIGKLETDVEIKASAEKFHEMFTHKPHHITHACSDKIQNCELHEGEWGQVGSVIYWNYFHEGKAKVVKDIVEAIDEEKNLITFKVIEGDLVEHYKSFKLTIQATPKTDGQGSIVHFTIEYEKHHDEILDPHSMIEFLADISKDLDVHLLQDI; from the exons ATGTCGTCGTCTGATATTGGTAAGCTGGAGACTGATGTAGAAATCAAAGCCTCTGCTGAAAAATTCCATGAAATGTTCACTCATAAACCGCACCATATCACCCATGCTTGCTCTGACAAGATTCAGAATTGTGAGTTACACGAAGGTGAATGGGGCCAAGTGGGTTCTGTCATCTACTGGAATTATTTCCATG AGGGGAAAGCTAAAGTGGTCAAGGATATAGTTGAAGCCATAGACGAGGAGAAGAATTTAATCACGTTCAAAGTGATTGAAGGGGATCTTGTGGAGCACTACAAGAGCTTCAAATTAACGATTCAAGCCACTCCCAAAACTGATGGCCAGGGAAGCATTGTACACTTTACAATCGAGTACGAAAAGCACCATGACGAAATCCTAGACCCGCACTCCATGATTGAGTTCCTTGCGGATATTTCTAAAGATCTCGATGTTCATCTTCTCCAGGATATATAA